Part of the Acropora palmata chromosome 10, jaAcrPala1.3, whole genome shotgun sequence genome, AGGATGTGAAAATAAGCCACAGGTTCTTGCACGCTGTTGGCTAGTGTTGACTAAGAGAACTTCTCCATGGTCTGCAATGTCCTGAACAATGCTGACCCAGCAAAAATACACTCTAGTTCCTCTCCAATTATTCTATAGCCTTGGGAGTTGAAAAATTCCACTGCTTTGTAGGCACTTTCAACTCTTATTGGTCTGAGTGCTTTTAACCTTAACTCTGTTTCAGCTGCATTTAATAGCAAACTTCCAAAACCTCGTCCCTGGGAAAGATAgagggaatgaaatgaaaatgcttAGTGTAACATCTTTAGTTGTGCTCCCTAGAAAATAGCTTTTGCCAGAAACAACAGCATATATTAACTTGACCTGGGCTGCTGTTGATATTAATTGAgtgcttttcttttaaaacagctcttttgtttgttgttagCAACAGTAGAACCAGCTAGAGTTTTTATTGGATTCAATTTGTAAGAGTTTTGTAACTTATGTTGAGATTGTTTGGGCAAGTGGCTCTATAATGTATGTTTTTGTATAAAGGCTTACTTGAAAGTCACCTTTCACAAACAGAAAGTTGATCCAATGAAAGAAATCTCTTTTGGTTGTATCCATGAAATCACTTTTGGCTGGCTTTGCACAAACTACACTCACTATTGAatctaacaaaaaaaagaattaacaGTTATTGAGCAAGGTTGAGCTAAATACTGTGATTTGTTAGTGGCAAGTagatcaatattattgtttaccAAAGCTGAAGGCTTAGGCTAATAAGAATCTGTgagacactgacaaatcacaagATTTTGCGATAACTaagttcaataataatttattgttttatcatttgaGCACTGTTCTTCTGatcaactaaatatgtcaaatcactctctgaCCGCTTGGGTAACTGGTctgccattttcacacaagagcgTGGTTTCAGTTATGCATGAGCAGATTATTATTTGCAGGCAGTTATTTGAAGGTCATGTGGAGGATCTTGGCtgatgaaaaggaaagaaaaaatacatcaaatgataaaataataaaattaatgtgatcAAGCAGTCCTTTGATGAACACTTAAGAACACTTTATTGATTATTGATGCATGCTCTCATTGTTATCCTGGTAATATAATGAAAATAGGTTCAGGTCATAGTCTGACAGTCTATAACAAGTTACTGGTTCAATTGATATAAAGAAACACTGCTAACAAAAAGCAAATGATTTCAAGTTTCAATTAGGGTTTTTACTTGGAAGATTGGTTAATTTAAAGACAATTTAAGTCAATTCATAAGTTTAGAAAGTGCTTGGGGAAATTCTGAATGATGTTATTTTAGCCTAAAATCACAATGTAGAAGAAATTATACTTAAATTGCGAGTTATCCCTAATTTCAGTGAGAGACAAATTTGTGAGCAAAATACACAAGTTCATGCTAGACTTAGAGTACACACGTCACACTGCCCTCATGTTGTGTGTCCACAAGTCTTGTGCATGCTTGCATACTTGCTTGCTCATTTCATTCTCTCTGAATTAGGGACTACTTGCAAtctaaagaaaattttaatttgggtACCGGTATGTGCTCGTCAAATCTCTTGTACATTCAGTTGCCCATGAAAGAAACTTAACTGTGGCAAACCAAAATAAGCAAGAACTTAAAATGGTGTTTGCCTATTAGATGAGTATTGGAAAATATTGTATTTCACATTATGCACCAGTCAAAGTAAATCCCTGCCCTCCCCCCTCCTTCAACCAGGGAAAAGGCAGGAACTCGGACAAAAGACTAGAGAAAGTGAGCTAATGTTCCTCACCCCAGGGCAATATTTTCATTCCAATGTCTTTGCTTTCCCCTTCCTATGAGTGAAAGTATACATTAATTTaatcaaaaatttcaaagtagGTGAGTGAGAGGCCTGCTCAGCCTCCTCGTGTGGTTTTGGCGATCGTCTCGCATGATAGCCGTACActtagatttttgatctatCAAGTGTATCCTTAagagatttacctcttttgtaTGATATTATTGGAGGTTTTAAGTAAATACTTTTCAGGCTGATTGTGCACTAGACTCCATTGTTCCAGCAATGTCTGTTTCAGATTGCTAACTGCTGGGTAGAAATTCGGGTACCGAAGAAGAATCTCAACCACGACCCCGCATACCAAGACAGTTTTCAATGTCACACATTGGTTTGTGTTCCGCTTATGTCCCCGCTTTTCCCGGGTTGGGGAGGCCAGGATTGACTGATGCATTTATTACACGGTCTATTGTAACATACCGCGGAGAGTCTTGCTCTTATGATCGGTCAATTGTCCAAACATGATCATGCAGCTGTCATCTGGTGGCTCCATCGATTCACCGCATGTCTCTCTCGATACCCGACGAAATGTTCGTCTGGTTTCGGGTGTGCTATTAACTTGATATATATGCAAGCCATGTTCCTTCCAGTcactgctgaaaaaaaaaaaacaacaacaaacaaacaagaacaacTGGGAGATTGTACGTTTTAAATCGCAGCTCATTCTTCAATGGACAAATGAGACCACATACATTGGGGTTTGAGTCATTCAAGCTAAGAACTCGAGTTCCTGCAACCTCGAGCTAAGGCTAGTTTCCAAAACTTATTCTGTTTCTTGCCTCATGCGAAGTGCCACAATGTCCGTCCACTTTACTGCAGCGCTCCTGTCTAAATTTAGATTAGTCCCAGGTAACTCTTGTGCACTCGCCACAGGGACAGCAAAAAGGGCGAAGGATTTCTGGGAAAAGCCAAGGGTACATAGAGCTACCTTTCCACTTTATGAGTGAACTACCCACAAAGGCTTAGAGCAGATGCCAGGTTGTCTGAACACGGCAAAAAGGCTCTTGTTGGTTCGGAGATTCTGTGTTATTTATACTCCAACGATATTGTTTATCAGATCcttattttcatcatttttttttttttaacacaacCTTTAAAGATGATTTTAGTTATGCCACCATTGcacatgtttatttttccatGAGAGGGTGGGGATGAAACGGGACTTTGCATGTAAAGTAAACGCAAGCGGTTCCAAAGGGCCCATGTACAACCCTTAATCTAAACAAAGGCAATCTGGCAAATTTTTTCTCTTGGAAAAGTGTGAGTGGATATATAATCTTAGAATGCCTCTACTAGAAATTGAGGGAAATGAGCACATGAGAATTACGTGCAGAGGTGTAGCAAGTTATTAAGAAATATTTGCAAGTTGTTCAGTTTCTGTATGTTTATTTATGCCTTCCTTAAGCACAATATTGCCCTACAAACTTAATATGTGCTGTAGTAGTCTATTATCGCAAACAGCAACCCGTTCttaattcttgaaaaatttccTGATAGctctttaattttgaaaaaccacAGCAGGATTATTCTAATGTCACACCATTTCAAGAAacttaacaaacaaacaaaaattcatattTTACTTGTACTGTTTCAAGGTCCAAGAAATAATGCTAGCAACTTAACTCATTTTCACAAAATAAGCTACATACAATAAATTTGAATTCACATGACTAGACAAATACTATAGtgggaaataaagaaaatgcaGTCAAAGAGATTCAGTTGTCATTTTAGTTGGAAGTGTAAGGTGGTGGTGACTCTTTAGGAGTGTCCTTCACTGCATCCTCATAGTTTGGTAAGAGGTTCTGACtctgaacaaaaacaagcaaagatAATAAAATTCAAGTCAGTTCATTTTAACTTCTTCCAGCCCAATAAAGTTCCAACATGATATGCTTTAGGTAAATCAGAACATGTAAAGCATCAAGTCTAAGTTGGACTTTCACAATGCATCATCTACTCATAGCACACCATCACTTTCTCAATCAGGCTTCTCTTCCATATcatcatgaaataaaaatgttcaCTACATGTCTGCCCTATATACAAAAATTCATGAATTCCACCCACTTACTTGAATTTTGGATATTACATGGGGAAATTGTCaatagttaataattattactaacCTCCTTTTCATCAGAATGAACTTGAAACAGGAAATCACTTGTGGCCTGTTTTGCAcgaaaattcaccaaaatctTGTAGCAAGACCACACACAACCAATGAAATATgcctgaaaatgaaaagaaaaacatgctAGGAACAAACTGTTCATATGCAACAGACAACACAAGAATGCTGACACTGGCACTCACACAACAATCATTTCCCACCAACACTTGAACAGAAgaagacttacgaaaatggtttgaacggAGGGGTAACATACcgtgattgaaaatgatcatctgggtgactggagtccttgACAAGGTCTGTTGTTGGTTATGGAcctttcgacaacctgtgctgAAGCCATCATCAGAGTCTACTCTCAAcatggcttctgcacaggttgttgaaacgtcagttgccaacaacagtccttctcaggactccagtcacccagctgaccattttcagtcaagaAAAAGACTTACTTTGATGGAGAGAATAGTTATAGACACCAACACAACGGTCATCATCAAAGTCTTCATGTCCATTTTGTCCACAGCTTCACCAAAAGGAAAGCTTCGCTGTTATACAACAAACAATTCTTTTGAGATTAGTATCTAATATTGAGAGGTACTACTAAAGTAACTTTAACTAAAGTTAGCTCACTCAATCACATATCAACTGTTAATAATTCAACccccaaaaataaaaaataacgtAAACTTAAA contains:
- the LOC141895608 gene encoding uncharacterized protein LOC141895608 isoform X2 codes for the protein MTQTPIDWKEHGLHIYQVNSTPETRRTFRRVSRETCGESMEPPDDSCMIMFGQLTDHKSKTLRDSIVSVVCAKPAKSDFMDTTKRDFFHWINFLFVKGDFQGRGFGSLLLNAAETELRLKALRPIRVESAYKAVEFFNSQGYRIIGEELECIFAGSALFRTLQTMEKFS
- the LOC141895608 gene encoding uncharacterized protein LOC141895608 isoform X1; amino-acid sequence: MSCDLKRTISQLFLFVCCCFFFFSSDWKEHGLHIYQVNSTPETRRTFRRVSRETCGESMEPPDDSCMIMFGQLTDHKSKTLRDSIVSVVCAKPAKSDFMDTTKRDFFHWINFLFVKGDFQGRGFGSLLLNAAETELRLKALRPIRVESAYKAVEFFNSQGYRIIGEELECIFAGSALFRTLQTMEKFS